The Alteribacter populi genomic sequence TGATTACGAGTGGATTTATAAGCGTTGCTTTCATTTAACAGCAAAGACACTTTAAGATTTTTATAAAAAAAAAATTTCCCCCACTTTAACGGGTTTACTTTAGAAGTACAAAAAATCAAATCACAAAGGAAACGCATGGATTTTCTCACAAGGAAATCACATGCGTTTTTGTATTGATATATCAACGTTTTATAACCAATAGTCGTAAAATCTCACAGTAATTCACACCCCTAATCACATGACCAAAACGTCACATGAGAGATGTAGACATCATACTTTTCCATCGCTCGTACACTCAGCACCCGACAGCTGTCATCGGCATGTTCACGGGAAGCGATCATTTTTTCGCAATATCTCATTCTTCCGGCGTCAAGCTATTGTATGAAGGACCTTTCCGTTTTTTGTAGGGACGACGTTCATAGGGGCGGTCCTGTTCTTCCTATTCCTGACACCACCAACGCTGGACTCGTCTTTCATTCAACGTTAATACCTGGCAGGCTCGATACTGGGGAAGCCCTTCATCGCAAGCCCATTCAATCAATTCTAATAGGGCGCATCGATCGTCTCCATTGATATGCTGATTGGTGAGATCACCGTTATTCCGAGAGATCTTTTTTTAAGCAGTATGTGCTCTACCGTCAGGTCTGCCAGAGCACGCTCTTTCGATGCCAGTTCGGACTGTAGCGCTTTCAAACCTTTCTCATTTACTTGAGCAGAGGCCTTGGGATTTCCTTTTGCTTTATTCCGTGTATAGCCCAATGTTCCACGGATTGCTCGACCTCCCGAAGATCCGATGTAAGCCGCAGACTCTGTTCACCAAGAGCTTCTTCAGCTGGTAATCCAACAACAAAGGAACTGCATCCAAAGCCGATGCAGTCCCTTTTCCTATACCTGTTATTCTTCACGTCTTTTTTTCATTGCCACCAGCGTAATCATCTCGTAGGCGACCGCTGCAGCAAGACCCGCGGTAATATCCCCGGAGTCAAATGCCGGAAGTACTTCAACCAGGTCAAACCCTTTGATATTGAGGCCGTCCAAGCTTCTTACATACTCAAGGGCTTCAAAGCTCGTTGGACCGGCCACTTCAGGGGTCCCCGTCCCGGGAGCATAGGCCGGGTCCACAAAGTCGATATCAAACGTCACAAACACCGGACGATCCGGACCGACCCGGTCGTGAATACGGCGGATCACTTCTTCCTGACCGAGCTTTCGGGATTCCCGCATCGTGATCACTTCAAAGCCGAGCTTTCTGGAATCTTCAATGCAGCCCGGTCCGTAAAGAGGCCCGCGCATGCCGATCTGGATCGAATGATCCGTATCAACGAGGCCTTCCTCAACCGCACGGCGGAACGGCGTACCGTGCATGTATTTTTCCCCGTAGTAGTTATCCCACGTATCGCCATGGGAATCGAAATGAACCATGGCGACAGGGCCGTGCTGTTTGGCGAAGGACCGGAGATTTCCTAAGGAAATGGAATGATCACCCCCGAGAATGATCGGCACGACACCTTTTTCAAGTAAAGGCACCAGCCCCTCGGTCATCTGGTCGTACGTGCGGTGGACATTGCCCGGCACCACATCGATGTCGCCGTAATCCACGCCGGAGCAGTAGTCAAAGATGTTGATTTCCTGATCCGGATTGTATGGACGCAGAAGCACCGACGCGTCCCGGACGTGCTGAGGGCCGTAGCGGGCACCGACGCGGTTTGAGGCAGCTGTGTCAAACGGTACACCGAGAACGGCAAAATCCACATCCTCCACCGTACGAATATTTTCAAGGCGCATAAACGTGCGCACCCCGCTGAATCGGGGTGATAAAGAAGAATCTTTCGGCTGATATTTCACCATAGGTACCTCCAGTAAATAAAGTTATCTGTTCTTCAAGGCTATAAAACTGTAACTATGAAGCGGAAGGCCGCGATTCTGGCGGGAAAAGCAAGTGCTGAAGACCCCGAAGGGACGAACGGTTACTTCACGAGTATACTTCGAGTTGCTTCGACACAGACACTTCGAAGCGAGGCTCGTAGAGGAAGAAGCAGGATTGCCTTCCCCGAGGAGGCTCTTGCCCGCCGAAAGCGTCCGCCTGAAGCTGTGACCTTTTATTTTTTCTCTTCCGCAAACCGGGTCAGCGCTTTGTCTAGTGCCCTGAGTCCGTTATCAATCTGCTCGGTCGTCACGGTGAGCGGCGGAATCATCCGGATCACTTCCCCTTCGTTTCCGCAAAGGTAAAACAGCACCCCTTCCTCAAGGGCGAGGTCAAGAATTCGAAGAACCGCTTCCCCGTCCGGGCTGCCGGTCTCAGGATTCGTAATTTCTATCCCGATCATCAGACCCAGGTGACGGATGCTGCTGATGACTGGATGCTTTTCTTTCAGTTTGCGAATGCCGTGAACCGCATGCTCACCGGCCCGGATCGTATTATTAAGCAGTTTTTCCTCTTTGATTACATCGATTGTAGCAAGGGCGGCGGAGCAGGCTATCGGGTTACCCCCAAACGTGGTAGCGTGGCTGCCCATCGGCCACTGCTGCATCAGCTTGTGGTTAGCAGCCGTAGCACTGAGGGGCATCCCGGATGCGATCCCTTTGGCAACCGCCATAATGTCCGGCGTAACCCCAAATGTGTTGGCAGCAAACCAGTCGCCCGTGCGGCCGAATCCTGTCTGCACCTCGTCAAAAATAAGCAGCATCCCGTGTTCCGTACAGATATCCCGTACTTTTTTCAGCCAAGAGGCAGGAGGCATCACGTAGCCGCCTTCCCCAAGCACGGGCTCAAGAATCACCCCGGCCACCTCGTCAGGAGAGACATAGTACTTAAACAAGTTGTAAAAGTCACGCTCCAACTGGCGGATCGCTTCGTCTTCACGGACGGTGCCGTCTTCATTTTCAAAGTCAGCCGGGCGGTAGTACGGAACCTGATAGGTCAGGCTGTCCGGCTGCAGGTAGCGTCTATACTTGCTTTTCGACGTACTCACCCCAAGGGAGCCCATCGTCCGGCCGTGAAAACAGCCGGTAAAGCTGACCATGTACTGGCGGCGGGTCACGTACTTCGCGAGCTTCAGTGCCCCTTCAATCGCTTCCGTTCCGCTGTTTCCGAAAAAGAAACAGTCGATGTCACCGGGCATAATCTCGGCAAGCTCGTCTGCGAGCCGGAGAATCGACTCGTACTGAATCACGCCGATCGGCCCGTGGCTCAGCTCGTCCGCGGCATTTTTAATCGCCTCCACCACTTTCGGATGGCGGTGGCCCACATTCGTCACGGCGATGCCGGACGTAAAATCCAGGTATTTTTTCCCGTCCCGACCCCAGTAGTAGCAGCCTTCTTCTTTTACAACAGGCAGATTCGGATGGTCCTTGGCCATGCTCGGCGCAAGGCGTTCGGACATTTTTTCGGATAACGCATTCCAGTCTTTCGACACAAGTGAACACCTCTTTTTTGAGTTTTCATTTTAAAGATAAACATAGTGAAGCGAAAGGCGGCAACTCCGGCGGGAATAGCATCAGCTGAAGACCCCGCAAGGTGATTTTCCCGGGAGGCTGAAGCAATTCCCGCGGAAAGCGTCCGCCTGCAGCGAAGTAAGTTAAGATTAAAACAGCTTTAAAAGAACAGCAGATGTGCCATAAGCGTAATGATCGGCAGCGTAATGAGGGTACGCTGGATAAAGATAATCACAAGATCAAGCAGGTTGAGCGGAATTCTGGAACGAAGCAGCAGAATCCCCACTTCGGACATATAAATCAGCTGCGTGAGAGACAGAGCAGCCACAACGAACCGTGTTAGCTCGCTCTCGATACCGCTTCCAATTACAGCCGGCAGGAACATATCCGCAAACCCGACAATCATCGCCGGGGCAGCCGCATCCGCCTCAGGAATTCTCATCAGCTCTAAGAGCGGTACGAGGGGAGCGGAAAGGACGACGAAGAAATTCGTATACTCCGCAATGATAAGCGCCAGTGTTCCGAGTGCCATCACGAGCGGAATCAGGCCAAACCAGATATCCAGCACGTTCTGGAAGCCGCTTTTCACAACGCCTGCGGCACTTTTCACTTCAGACGCTTTTGAGACGGCTTTTTCGTACGCCCAGCGTCCGCGGGAGGTCCCGGTTGGCACTTCCTCTGAAATCTGCTTGCCGGTTTTTTCGTAGTACGTATTCTTTTTCCACGAAAGCGGAGGAATCCGCGGACAGACGATCGCCGCGATCAGGCCGGCAACAATGACCGTAATGTAAAACTGCACGAACATGTGCTCAAGGCCGATAAAGTTAATAACCACGAGACTGAATGCAATGGAAGCGACCGAGAAGTTCGTGGCAATGACCGCTGCCTCCCGCTTCGTGTAGTAGCCACTTTCGTACTGCTTAGTGGTAATCAGAACACCGACCGTTCCGCTTCCCATCCAGGACGCCACCGCATCAATGGACGAGCGTCCAGGCAGTTTGAAGACGGGTCGCATCACTTTTCTCACGACCGTTCCGATGTAGTCCATCAGCCCGAATTCAAGGAGAAGCGGCATCATCAGGCCGGCAAAAAAGAACCAGGTTGTGAGCACCGGAATCAGTTCGTAAAGCACCGTTCTGCCGGTAAATTCATCCCAGATAAAGGCAGGACCGAGTTCGAAAAGAACCATTACAGCGAAAATCGCACCGAGAAGACGCATTATGAGCCAGAAGATGGAGACGTGGAACAGGCCGGCAAGAAACGGCGACTTCATAATCCACTCAGGCTTTGTCGTACGGGCCACCACCGTCAGGACAATGGAGAGCACGAGGACGGCTGTCATAAACATCGGAATCGCACCGGTAAACAGACCGAGGAAAAATTCGGCCAGAATGCCAACACCGATTGTCCATTGGCCCATGAACGGGACCGGCACGAGAAACAGAAACAGACCGAATAAGGATGGTATTAAAAACTTCAGTTTGTTTGAACGGGTCATGGTTGCGGAGAGATCCTGCGTATCACAGGTCTCTCTCGCCTCACTTTGCTCATTCAATGAAACACACGCACCTTTCTGAATTGGATTGCGGCAGAAAACCACATTTTCACTCTTTTGTGTTTATATTCATGCAAGGTTTGTGCCAGATTACGACTAAATCCTGTATTTTTTTAATTTTCGAACAACGGAGGGCTGGCTGATTCCTAGAGCCTCTGCGATTTTAACGGTCGTCTGCCACCGCTGTTTTGCCTGGCGCAGCACCTGTTCCTCCACTTCCTCAAGGGTCTCTTTAAGAGGCACTTCGTCTCCGGTCTGAAGTTTTCCGGAAAAGTGACGGTACGTTTCCGGCAGGTCGCTGTGGGTAATCACATGGGTCGGGGAGGTCACAATGAGGCGCTCGATCAGGTTCATGAGCTCCCGGACGTTGCCTTTCCATTCCTGCAGGTAAAGCTCCTGCATCACCGCGTCATCGAGCACTTTTTTCCGGTTGTACTTCTCCCCGAACATCCTGACGAAGTGGGTGACGAGCGGCGTCAGGTCTTCCGGCCGTTCCCGGAGAGGCGGGATCTGTATCGGCACCACACTGAGCCGGAAGTACAGATCCTCTCGAAACGTTTTGACTGCCACCTGCTCTTCAAGAGGCTGATTGGTGGCTGCAATCAGGCGGAAGTCCAGCGTTTTCGGTTTCGTGCCGCCGACCCGGTAAAACTGCTTTTCCTGAATGAATTTCAGGATTTTCACCTGAAGCGCAAGGCTGAGCTCGCCAATTTCATCGAGGAAAAGAGTTCCGCCATCTGATGTTTCCGCCAGACCGGGCTTTCCTTTTTTGCTTGCGCCCGTAAATGAGCCGCCCTCGTAGCCGAAAAACTCCGCTTCAAAGAGAGACTCGGGGATCGATCCGCAGTTCACTTCGATAAACGGCCCGTTCGCTCTCGGGCTCTGCTGGTGAATCATCTTGGCGATATGGGTTTTGCCGACACCGGACTCCCCAAGAAGCAGCACGTTCACATCCACGTCTGCCACCTGTTCGGCGGTCTGAAGGCATGCCTTCATCAGCGGCGATTCAACGAAAAAACCGCTGTAGCCGAAGCTTTTACGTCGCAGCTGATCGAGTTCGTTTTTCACCCGGGTCATTTCGTCCTGCATGTCTTTTAAATGATTCTCCATTTTCGCCATTTCGGTAATGTCGTGTGAGTAGGAAGCAATCCGCCACACATCGCCGTTTTCATCAAACACAGGGACGCCGGTAATGAGCAGCTTTTTTCCAAAATAGGTGGTCTGGATGATGTTGACCCGGTCTTTCTGCTCGAGTACAAGGGGGGTGACGATCGGTGTGAAGACACCTTTCTTTTCGAGCTGGTAAACGGTTGTGCCAAGCACGTCACGGTCCTCAATGCCGTACAGCTTTTTCGTGGCGTCACTCACAGACATAATCGTGCCGTTCCTGTCCGTGACAAGCAGGTCATCTTTTAACGCCTGTAAAATCGCTTCGCTTTCGTGATGGGTTCTCGTCTGGTCATGGGTCATCTTAAAACCTCCGGATTATTTAAAAATGAATATTCAAGTAGTTTACATTGCGGATGAAAACTATGGAAAACGCTGTTTTGTAAAGGGCTTAACCTAATTAAAATAGTACTGAGTTCACTATTAATCAAAATAATAAAATTATTTGAATTAGAATAGCTATTCATTTTTGTATAGTTTAACAGATTAGTCGGAAAAATGAGAGTTTCTGAGGAAAAGAGGCTATGAAAAATATGGTAACATGGAAGAGGGAGAGCTACTTTGTGTGACCCATTCTCGGAATTTAACGCGAGCGGGGATTACTTTGCGGAGTCCTTAACAGAAGACCATTACGTGTATCTGATTAACCTGCGCGGATGCGGAGAAAGCATACCAGCTGAGTCTTCTCGAAACAGTGTTTGACCTGGAAGTCATCCGGAACGGTCTGGGCCTCCGGGAATGGGGCTATGCAGGTCATTCGACCGGAGAGATGATTGGCGTAATATATGGTATTTATCCTTCTGAATCCCTTACATTTTCGATTCTGGTAGGTGCTGCGGTGAGGGGATACATGACTTTTTCCGAAGACTGTATTTACAACCAAGCCCACCCGCAGTTTAGCGTTATGCAGGACCTGACATAAGAAACTGGCAGAATCGGGGTTGACCGATGCTGAAAGGAGGAGGCTGACAGCGGAACGAACGAAGCTGTCCCTCTAACGGAGAGCGTTAGTTTAACAAGAAAATACAATAAAAAAGGCACGAAGAGTAATCTTCGTGCCTTTTTTGCGATGTGATTTATACCGTGAATTTGAATGTAAAAGTTGTATTAATTAGCGAGTGATTTGTTCTGTGATTTACACTTTTGTACCTCACAAGTAACCCCGTTACCCTCACTTAGGGAGCTCTTTCTTTTTTAACCTGTCACAACATAACCAAAATATAGAACGATAATTAACAAAATCCCAAATTGAGACCAGTAAATCATCTTTCCTTTATTATCTAGAGTGCCTTTTTTCATGCGAGTTGAGATCATTTCCATTGTGTAAATGAGCCATACCGCTAGTAAGGCTTTAACGCCTGTGCCCCACCAAAAGTTGTTGATGACCATAAATGCTCCTGTGACAATGACGATCACGTAAAATAATCGCAGCGTCATTTGCACAATCTTCGCACCTTTAGAACGATTTGTACGAAGTAAAATAACCGTTACGACAAACAAAATGATGGCCACAAACCAACCAAGTGCATGGGTATGTAACATTGCCATGTAATTCACAATTTTTCCTCCTCTTACAATTAGCCTTCACTTTATGTAGTATATCGTTTTCTGCTCCATTGGTAAAGAATAAGCCCAAGTGTTCAATGATTTGTAAGAAAAACAGCGTTAGCTTCCGCCACATATTCATAAGCCTCAAGGATATTTTTCTCTTGAGACACAGTGCGTGAAGGTAGCTGTCTGCTCTATACTTCATTATCTCTTAAAAAAGATGCCATTTAAATGGCACCTTACGTAACTTCGTTCATCATATAGCCGATGTTTCTGACAGTCTTCACATAGGTTGGATTCTTACGGTGAGGTTCAATTTTACGACGGATCCTGCTGATAAATACATCAATGATTCTCACTTCTAAATGATGGTCAGAAAGTTCTTGAAGAAGTTGCTCCCGTGAAAATGCTTTTCCCTTGTTTTTTGATAAAAAATGAAGAAGTTCGAATTCTTTTTTCGTAAGCTCTACTGGCTGATCATTTTGGTATACTAAAAAGTGAGCCGGGTCAATTGTAATCTCGCCGATTTTAATTGTGTTTGAAAAATGATGGTCTGCAATTGGTTCTTCATTAATACAACAACGCTCGCCTCTTCGTATTGTTGATTTTACTCTTGCCGCCAGTTCCTTTAACCGAAGTGGTTTTGTCATGTAATCATCAGCCCCTAATTCTAAGCCAAGAACAGCATCTAACTCTTCATTTTTCGTTGAAGTAAAAATAATTGGTGTCCAGTCATTTTTTTCAAACCGAAGTTCTCTACATAAGTCAAGACCACTTAGTCGTGGAAGATCCAATTCTGAGATAATAGCATCCGGTTTAGTGACACGGATTTTTTTAATTGCTTCAAGTCCGTCTGTACAGGAATAGGTTTGAAAGCCAGATCGACCAAAATAGTCATCCATTTTTTCGATCAGCTCGATGTTACGATCAACAATAAGTAAAGTTTGAACCATAGGCGCCCTCCTTTGAACGCATTGCACCTAAATCTACTGCTATTTTAATTAGTTTAAATCAAACCGCTGTCCATTAACTTCATAGATGATCCATTCAGCAATGTTCGTACAATAGTCTGCGATCCGCTCGATGTAACGGGCAATAAACGCCATTTGGGTAATTTGCTGTATGTCTTCTTTTTTAGAAACGGCACAATTAAAGAGGTTGCTGACGAAACGTCCGTATGCATGATCGACTTCATCATCTTTAGTAGCTATTTGCTGAGCGTCAAGTACATTAAGCTCTTTGTATGCTTTTAACACATCCGTGAGCATGTGTTGCGCTTTAGAAGCAAGATCCACCAATTCTTCTTCATATGCTATCATGGTATCGGTTGGCTTCATTCGTTTTGCGGATTTGGCCATATCAACAGCTAAATCCCCCATACGCTCTAGGTCACTTGAAATCTTTAAAGATACGATAATCCGACGTAGATCTGATGCAACAGGCTGTTGTTTGGCTATCATAAGAGTTGCCTTCTCGTTAATTTCCAGTTCGATTTCATTTAAATTTTTATCTGCTACAATAATATCATCCATTTTTTGATTATCGTTTTCTTTAATCGCTGTCATGATCTTTGACAAAGAACTTTCTACCATTTTGCCAAGACCCACCATCTCTTTTTTTAAGTCTTCCAGTTCGATTTCAAACGTCCCTCTAACCATTATTATTGCTCTCCTCTCTTAGCCGAAACGCCCTGTAATATAATCTTCAGTTCTTTTATCTGAAGGATTTGAAAAAATACGGTCTGTTTCGTCATACTCCACTACTTCTCCATTGAGAAAAAATGCGGTTCGATCAGAAATACGTGCTGCTTGCTGCATATTGTGTGTAACGATGACAATAGAATATTGTTTCTTCAACTCTTGTACAAGCTCTTCTACTTTTAAAGTAGATTTAGGGTCTAATGCTGATGTTGGTTCATCCATTAAAATGACGTCTGGCTCTATCGCTAAACAACGAGCGATACATAACCGTTGTTGCTGGCCGCCGGATAATCCATAAGCATTTTCATTTAGGCGGTCTTTTACTTCATCCCAAATAGCAGCCCCTCGCAAACTATTTTCCACGATCTTTTTAAGTAATTTTTTATCTCGTATTCCGTGAACCTTCGGACCATATGCAACATTTTCAAAAATAGATTTCGGGAACGGATTAGGCTTTTGAAAAACCATCCCTACACGTGTACGAAGCTCTTCTACACGATAAGAGCGGTCGAAAATGTTTTTATCTCGGTATAAAACCTCGCCTGAAATTCGCACGCCGGAAACTAGTTCTACCATTCTATTTAACGTCTTAATGTAGGTAGATTTTCCACACCCTGACGGACCAATGACCGCAGTCACTTCATTTTCACGAATCGGAAGGTGGATATCTTTTAAGGCATGGGTTTCACCATACCAGAGATTTAATCCTTTCGTATCATAAACGACCTTTTTGTGATTCATATCAGGTGCTACAGATTTATTTTGAATCAACGTATTTTCTTCTTTATCTCGTAAAGGAGTAGAAGCTGACATAAGGTATACCTCCTGGAATATTAATATCGTTTTTGAAACTTGTTTCTGATCAGGATCGCCACTGAATTTAAAACAAATAAGACAACGAGTAGGACCACGATTGTTGCCGCTGCCAAATTTGCGTACTCATCGACAAGGACAGAGTCAATTGTCCAATAATAAATTTGCATCGGTAATGCTGTAAAATTATCAAACAATCCAGATGGAAGTGGTATGAGTAAAGCCGGAATACCAATGACAACGAGTGGCGCTGTTTCACCAATCGCTCGGGATAAGGCGAGGATCACACCCGTTAATATACCGGGTATAGCAGCTGGCAGCACAACATTTTTTACTGTTTGCCATTTGGTCGCCCCCATTCCATACGATGCTTCTCTAAGAAACCCTGGAACCGAGCGAATCGCTTCTTGGGCTGCAACGACCACGATCGGTAAAACAAGTAGTGACATTGTAAGACCCCCGGCGATAATACTGGAGCCAAACCCAAACAGGCGAACGAATACTGTAAGCCCTAAAAGCCCGAAAACGATAGAAGGTACACCTGCTAAATTTGAGATATTCGTTTGAATAAACGAGTGCAAACGGCCTTTTTTCGCATACTCCTCCAAATAAATCGCTGTACCGATACCCAGAATCATCGTAACCGGACCAACGATAATCATAAGCCATATTGTCCCGACAATTGCCCCTTTAATACCGGCTCTATCAGCACTCGTCGATAGTTTGTTATTTAGGAAATCAAAGTTAATCCAACCAATACTATCGATATACACGCGATATAAAAGAATGGCTAATACGATAAGTCCAAATAGTGCCGCACCTAAAAATACATATTTGATAAGTTTATTTAAAAAAAGACGCTTCGTCATTCTCTCTTGTACTGCATGAAGATCAATATATTCCATGTGCTAATAAACCTCCCTGAATCTGCGGCTGATGTGTCTCGCAAGCATGTTCATTGAGAGCGTAAAGACAAACAATGTCATTGCTACGGCATAAAGGCTGTAATAAATCGTTGTGCCAGTTGCCGCGTCTCCACTAGTAACTTCAACGATATAAGCAGTCATCGTTTGCATTGATTGTGTAACATCAAAGGTGAAGTTTTTAGAGCTACCACTTGCAATCGTTACAATCATCGTTTCACCAATAGCACGGGATATGCCTAAAACGAAGGAGGCAATAATCCCTGAAATTGCAGCAGGGATAACGACACGGAATGTGACCTCTAATTGCGTCGCACCTAAAGCCATCGCACCTTCCCTCATCGCGTTTGGAACAGAATTCATCGCATCTTCAGAAAGTGATGCTACAAGAGGAATAATCATAATCCCCATGACGATTCCAGGGCTCAGTACGTTTGTAGCCTCAAGTCCGGGAATAATATCTCGTAAAACAGGTGTTACGAAAGTTAAGGCAAAGAAGCCATAAACGATTGTTGGTATTCCTGCTAATACTTCAATCATTGGTTTGAGTATTTTTCTAGTATTTTTTGTTGCATACTCACTCAAATAGACTGCTGTCGTTAGTCCGATTGGTATCGCCACAAACATGGCAATGATTGTTGTTAACAATGTACCCATAATTAGCGGAAGAATACTAAACTGCGGATCGACAGGACTCAACGGTCTGAGTACAGTCCCAGAGAAAAACTCGAGAATCGAAACTTCTCGAAAAAAAAGAATGGTTTCATATATTAATGTAAAAAGAATTCCAATTGTAGTTAAGACAGAGATAAATGCAGCTGCAAATAATAATATTGGTACCACTTTCTCTAATACAGCAGTGCTGCTAGTTGACTGCTTTTTTTGCTGGATC encodes the following:
- the speB gene encoding agmatinase; the encoded protein is MVKYQPKDSSLSPRFSGVRTFMRLENIRTVEDVDFAVLGVPFDTAASNRVGARYGPQHVRDASVLLRPYNPDQEINIFDYCSGVDYGDIDVVPGNVHRTYDQMTEGLVPLLEKGVVPIILGGDHSISLGNLRSFAKQHGPVAMVHFDSHGDTWDNYYGEKYMHGTPFRRAVEEGLVDTDHSIQIGMRGPLYGPGCIEDSRKLGFEVITMRESRKLGQEEVIRRIHDRVGPDRPVFVTFDIDFVDPAYAPGTGTPEVAGPTSFEALEYVRSLDGLNIKGFDLVEVLPAFDSGDITAGLAAAVAYEMITLVAMKKRREE
- a CDS encoding aspartate aminotransferase family protein, translating into MSKDWNALSEKMSERLAPSMAKDHPNLPVVKEEGCYYWGRDGKKYLDFTSGIAVTNVGHRHPKVVEAIKNAADELSHGPIGVIQYESILRLADELAEIMPGDIDCFFFGNSGTEAIEGALKLAKYVTRRQYMVSFTGCFHGRTMGSLGVSTSKSKYRRYLQPDSLTYQVPYYRPADFENEDGTVREDEAIRQLERDFYNLFKYYVSPDEVAGVILEPVLGEGGYVMPPASWLKKVRDICTEHGMLLIFDEVQTGFGRTGDWFAANTFGVTPDIMAVAKGIASGMPLSATAANHKLMQQWPMGSHATTFGGNPIACSAALATIDVIKEEKLLNNTIRAGEHAVHGIRKLKEKHPVISSIRHLGLMIGIEITNPETGSPDGEAVLRILDLALEEGVLFYLCGNEGEVIRMIPPLTVTTEQIDNGLRALDKALTRFAEEKK
- a CDS encoding YjiH family protein; translation: MTRSNKLKFLIPSLFGLFLFLVPVPFMGQWTIGVGILAEFFLGLFTGAIPMFMTAVLVLSIVLTVVARTTKPEWIMKSPFLAGLFHVSIFWLIMRLLGAIFAVMVLFELGPAFIWDEFTGRTVLYELIPVLTTWFFFAGLMMPLLLEFGLMDYIGTVVRKVMRPVFKLPGRSSIDAVASWMGSGTVGVLITTKQYESGYYTKREAAVIATNFSVASIAFSLVVINFIGLEHMFVQFYITVIVAGLIAAIVCPRIPPLSWKKNTYYEKTGKQISEEVPTGTSRGRWAYEKAVSKASEVKSAAGVVKSGFQNVLDIWFGLIPLVMALGTLALIIAEYTNFFVVLSAPLVPLLELMRIPEADAAAPAMIVGFADMFLPAVIGSGIESELTRFVVAALSLTQLIYMSEVGILLLRSRIPLNLLDLVIIFIQRTLITLPIITLMAHLLFF
- a CDS encoding sigma-54 interaction domain-containing protein; its protein translation is MTHDQTRTHHESEAILQALKDDLLVTDRNGTIMSVSDATKKLYGIEDRDVLGTTVYQLEKKGVFTPIVTPLVLEQKDRVNIIQTTYFGKKLLITGVPVFDENGDVWRIASYSHDITEMAKMENHLKDMQDEMTRVKNELDQLRRKSFGYSGFFVESPLMKACLQTAEQVADVDVNVLLLGESGVGKTHIAKMIHQQSPRANGPFIEVNCGSIPESLFEAEFFGYEGGSFTGASKKGKPGLAETSDGGTLFLDEIGELSLALQVKILKFIQEKQFYRVGGTKPKTLDFRLIAATNQPLEEQVAVKTFREDLYFRLSVVPIQIPPLRERPEDLTPLVTHFVRMFGEKYNRKKVLDDAVMQELYLQEWKGNVRELMNLIERLIVTSPTHVITHSDLPETYRHFSGKLQTGDEVPLKETLEEVEEQVLRQAKQRWQTTVKIAEALGISQPSVVRKLKKYRI
- a CDS encoding DUF1516 family protein, with amino-acid sequence MAMLHTHALGWFVAIILFVVTVILLRTNRSKGAKIVQMTLRLFYVIVIVTGAFMVINNFWWGTGVKALLAVWLIYTMEMISTRMKKGTLDNKGKMIYWSQFGILLIIVLYFGYVVTG
- a CDS encoding response regulator transcription factor, coding for MVQTLLIVDRNIELIEKMDDYFGRSGFQTYSCTDGLEAIKKIRVTKPDAIISELDLPRLSGLDLCRELRFEKNDWTPIIFTSTKNEELDAVLGLELGADDYMTKPLRLKELAARVKSTIRRGERCCINEEPIADHHFSNTIKIGEITIDPAHFLVYQNDQPVELTKKEFELLHFLSKNKGKAFSREQLLQELSDHHLEVRIIDVFISRIRRKIEPHRKNPTYVKTVRNIGYMMNEVT
- the phoU gene encoding phosphate signaling complex protein PhoU encodes the protein MVRGTFEIELEDLKKEMVGLGKMVESSLSKIMTAIKENDNQKMDDIIVADKNLNEIELEINEKATLMIAKQQPVASDLRRIIVSLKISSDLERMGDLAVDMAKSAKRMKPTDTMIAYEEELVDLASKAQHMLTDVLKAYKELNVLDAQQIATKDDEVDHAYGRFVSNLFNCAVSKKEDIQQITQMAFIARYIERIADYCTNIAEWIIYEVNGQRFDLN
- the pstB gene encoding phosphate ABC transporter ATP-binding protein PstB, encoding MNHKKVVYDTKGLNLWYGETHALKDIHLPIRENEVTAVIGPSGCGKSTYIKTLNRMVELVSGVRISGEVLYRDKNIFDRSYRVEELRTRVGMVFQKPNPFPKSIFENVAYGPKVHGIRDKKLLKKIVENSLRGAAIWDEVKDRLNENAYGLSGGQQQRLCIARCLAIEPDVILMDEPTSALDPKSTLKVEELVQELKKQYSIVIVTHNMQQAARISDRTAFFLNGEVVEYDETDRIFSNPSDKRTEDYITGRFG
- the pstA gene encoding phosphate ABC transporter permease PstA, with the protein product MEYIDLHAVQERMTKRLFLNKLIKYVFLGAALFGLIVLAILLYRVYIDSIGWINFDFLNNKLSTSADRAGIKGAIVGTIWLMIIVGPVTMILGIGTAIYLEEYAKKGRLHSFIQTNISNLAGVPSIVFGLLGLTVFVRLFGFGSSIIAGGLTMSLLVLPIVVVAAQEAIRSVPGFLREASYGMGATKWQTVKNVVLPAAIPGILTGVILALSRAIGETAPLVVIGIPALLIPLPSGLFDNFTALPMQIYYWTIDSVLVDEYANLAAATIVVLLVVLFVLNSVAILIRNKFQKRY
- the pstC gene encoding phosphate ABC transporter permease subunit PstC gives rise to the protein MLKTVSVKELIQQKKQSTSSTAVLEKVVPILLFAAAFISVLTTIGILFTLIYETILFFREVSILEFFSGTVLRPLSPVDPQFSILPLIMGTLLTTIIAMFVAIPIGLTTAVYLSEYATKNTRKILKPMIEVLAGIPTIVYGFFALTFVTPVLRDIIPGLEATNVLSPGIVMGIMIIPLVASLSEDAMNSVPNAMREGAMALGATQLEVTFRVVIPAAISGIIASFVLGISRAIGETMIVTIASGSSKNFTFDVTQSMQTMTAYIVEVTSGDAATGTTIYYSLYAVAMTLFVFTLSMNMLARHISRRFREVY